A single genomic interval of Prunus dulcis chromosome 5, ALMONDv2, whole genome shotgun sequence harbors:
- the LOC117627974 gene encoding probable purine permease 11, with protein sequence MNTQELELQSRVENPRPDSARETSLHSSPNGQKLPNYRWWLRVIIYILFLLTGQSAATLLGRLYYDKGGNSKWMATFVQSAGFPILLPLLCFFPSSTKLTTNPVHSTTSSATKIPKLSTLTLLYLAFGLLLTGDNMMYSYGLLYLPVSTYSLLCATQLAFNAFFSFFLNSQKFTPFILNSLVLVTMSASLLAINADSENNTNNIPKGKYVTGFLCTLGASATYSLYLSLVQLSFQKVIKSETFSTVLNMQIYPSFFATCGCVVGLFASGEWKGLESETKEYKQGRVSYIMTLLWTAVTWQISSVGLLGLIFEVSSLFSNVISTLALPLVPILAVIFFHDKMDGVKVMAMLLAIWGFLSYIYQNYRDVSESKAKESNAGA encoded by the exons ATGAACACCCAAGAGCTGGAACTGCAATCCAGAG TTGAGAATCCGAGACCAGATTCAGCTAGAGAAACCAGCCTACATTCTTCTCCCAACGGGCAGAAGCTTCCCAATTACAGGTGGTGGCTTCGGGTGATCATCTACATCCTCTTTCTTCTCACAGGCCAATCTGCAGCCACCCTCTTGGGAAGACTATACTATGACAAAGGTGGCAATAGCAAATGGATGGCAACGTTTGTTCAATCAGCAGGCTTCCcaattcttcttcctctcctctGTTTTTTCCCATCATCAACCAAGTTGACCACAAACCCTGTTCACAGCACTACTTCCTCTGCAACCAAAATACCAAAGCTCTCTACCCTTACCTTGCTCTACCTCGCGTTCGGTCTACTCTTGACCGGAGACAACATGATGTATTCGTATGGCCTTCTGTATCTCCCAGTCTCCACTTACTCTTTACTATGTGCAACTCAATTGGCCTTCAATgcatttttctccttctttcttAATTCCCAAAAGTTCACTCCTTTTATACTCAACTCTTTAGTTCTTGTTACCATGTCTGCATCGCTTCTCGCAATCAATGCAGACTCCGAAAACAATACCAATAATATCCCCAAAGGAAAGTATGTGACTGGTTTCCTATGCACACTTGGTGCCTCTGCTACTTACTCATTGTACCTTTCCCTGGTACAACTTTCGTTCCAGAAGGTTATAAAATCGGAGACATTTTCGACTGTTTTGAACATGCAAATATACCCATCATTTTTTGCAACATGTGGTTGTGTAGTTGGACTTTTTGCAAGTGGGGAATGGAAGGGTTTGGAAAGTGAGACGAAGGAATACAAGCAAGGAAGGGTCTCTTATATAATGACTCTGCTTTGGACTGCTGTGACATGGCAAATTTCCTCTGTGGGTTTGTTGGGGTTGATTTTTGAAGTGTCTTCTCTGTTCTCCAATGTCATCAGTACCTTGGCTCTGCCTCTTGTTCCCATTCTTGCTGTAATATTTTTCCACGATAAGATGGACGGGGTGAAGGTGATGGCGATGTTGTTGGCAATCTGGGGCTTTCTTTCCTATATCTATCAGAATTATCGAGATGTCTCAGAATCGAAAGCAAAAGAAAGTAATGCAGGAGCATAG